A region from the Phycisphaerales bacterium genome encodes:
- a CDS encoding isocitrate/isopropylmalate dehydrogenase family protein, with the protein MAKFSIAWMPGDGIGNDVMEATRIVLDALKLDAEYIHTDIGWEFWCKEGNALPDRSIEILKKTTCGLFGAITSKPQDEAKQELAPELKDKKLVYFSPIVKLRQLFNLHTNMRPCKSYEGNPLNYRGTAIANPPGADGRVKDVMIDQVVFRENTEGSYGGVEFFPLPEPVYTALCANPKMKPWKDKGLENVALSTRIVSVQGCTNICRQAFEFAKKTGRKRVTLVEKPNVLRETGGLMTRVFKKMAEEYKSAGIWADEANIDAICMWMFKNPQDYSVIVAENMFGDIVSDLCAGLIGGLGFAPSANLGDTYAVFEPTHGSAPKYAGQYKVNPHAMLLTAKMMLDWLGDGHGGGGANEKQMATRLEAAIARVIKEGKVKTYDMGGKNTTIEVAKEVARYVG; encoded by the coding sequence ATGGCCAAGTTCTCAATCGCGTGGATGCCCGGCGACGGGATCGGCAACGACGTCATGGAGGCGACGCGGATCGTCCTTGACGCGCTCAAACTCGATGCCGAGTACATCCACACCGACATCGGCTGGGAGTTCTGGTGCAAGGAGGGGAACGCGCTTCCCGATCGGTCGATCGAGATCCTCAAGAAGACCACCTGCGGCCTCTTCGGCGCGATCACGAGCAAGCCGCAAGACGAGGCGAAGCAGGAACTCGCGCCGGAACTGAAGGACAAGAAACTGGTCTACTTCAGCCCGATCGTGAAACTCCGCCAGTTGTTCAACCTGCACACGAACATGAGGCCCTGCAAGAGTTACGAGGGCAACCCGCTGAACTATCGCGGGACGGCGATCGCGAATCCTCCGGGCGCGGACGGCAGGGTCAAGGACGTGATGATCGACCAGGTCGTCTTCCGCGAGAACACCGAGGGGTCGTACGGCGGCGTGGAGTTCTTCCCGCTCCCCGAGCCGGTGTACACGGCGCTCTGCGCGAACCCGAAGATGAAGCCGTGGAAGGACAAGGGGCTGGAGAACGTCGCGCTCTCGACGCGCATCGTGAGCGTGCAGGGGTGCACGAACATCTGCCGCCAGGCGTTCGAGTTCGCGAAGAAGACGGGGCGCAAGCGCGTCACGCTGGTCGAGAAGCCCAACGTGCTCCGCGAGACCGGCGGCCTCATGACGCGGGTCTTCAAGAAGATGGCCGAGGAATACAAGAGCGCGGGGATCTGGGCCGACGAGGCGAACATCGACGCGATCTGCATGTGGATGTTCAAGAACCCGCAGGACTACAGCGTCATCGTCGCGGAGAACATGTTCGGCGACATCGTCAGCGACCTGTGCGCGGGGCTGATCGGCGGGCTGGGCTTCGCGCCCTCCGCGAACCTGGGCGACACGTACGCCGTCTTCGAGCCCACGCACGGCAGCGCCCCCAAGTACGCCGGGCAATACAAGGTCAACCCGCACGCGATGCTGCTGACGGCGAAGATGATGCTGGATTGGCTTGGGGACGGCCATGGCGGCGGCGGGGCGAACGAGAAGCAGATGGCCACCCGCCTCGAGGCCGCGATCGCCCGCGTGATCAAGGAGGGGAAGGTCAAGACCTACGACATGGGCGGGAAGAACACCACGATCGAGGTGGCGAAGGAAGTGGCGCGGTACGTGGGCTGA
- a CDS encoding DUF1579 domain-containing protein: protein MKIGQKQGWMMALVLAVGTAGSLSLAQDKVAKPSGERGLDHKHDHGQPEKKDAGAGGDHMDEMAQWANANKPNENHEALSQFVGTWAATTKFWMDPSQPPMESKATLVATPTMGGRYVTCAYSGDFAGQPFQGVATWAYNNATKQFESTWIDSMSTGISFSTGQYDKASKTWTMAGKMPGPDGNEVITKEVSQITSKDTFVMKMYMVMSDGSELQNAEITYTRLPTDSKGAMKHGETMGEKTLDKAREKANDAKDKGEKKLRDTLPR from the coding sequence ATGAAGATTGGTCAGAAGCAGGGTTGGATGATGGCGTTGGTGCTGGCGGTCGGAACGGCCGGGAGTCTCTCTCTGGCTCAGGACAAGGTGGCCAAGCCCTCCGGAGAAAGGGGCCTGGATCACAAACACGATCATGGTCAGCCGGAGAAGAAGGATGCCGGCGCGGGCGGCGACCACATGGACGAGATGGCCCAGTGGGCCAACGCCAACAAGCCCAACGAGAACCACGAGGCTCTCTCGCAGTTCGTCGGAACCTGGGCCGCCACCACCAAGTTCTGGATGGATCCCTCCCAGCCCCCGATGGAGTCCAAGGCCACGCTCGTCGCCACCCCGACTATGGGCGGACGCTACGTGACCTGCGCGTACAGCGGCGACTTCGCCGGCCAGCCCTTCCAGGGCGTGGCGACGTGGGCGTACAACAACGCCACCAAGCAGTTCGAGAGCACGTGGATCGACAGCATGTCCACGGGGATCTCCTTCTCCACGGGGCAGTACGACAAGGCCAGCAAGACCTGGACCATGGCGGGCAAGATGCCAGGCCCCGACGGGAACGAGGTCATCACCAAGGAAGTCTCGCAGATCACCTCCAAGGACACCTTCGTCATGAAGATGTACATGGTGATGTCCGACGGGAGCGAACTCCAGAACGCCGAGATCACGTACACGCGCCTCCCAACCGACTCCAAGGGCGCGATGAAGCATGGCGAGACCATGGGCGAGAAGACCCTGGACAAGGCTCGGGAGAAAGCCAACGACGCCAAGGACAAGGGCGAGAAGAAACTCCGCGACACGCTTCCTCGATAA
- a CDS encoding N-acetyltransferase, with amino-acid sequence MPSPDRPRAPATTSTTHTIERLDPAAITEQDVSALAALLVDAVDSGAAVSFLSPLSHDRALAWWRSTLASAHADPKRGIILLAARDPDSREIIATVQAHPAWAPNQPHRAEVCKLIVHRSARGHGLARALMHAIERESLAAGFTLLTLDARKGGPAERLYHAVGWTRVGEIPRYAVDTDGRTPHATVIFYKDLG; translated from the coding sequence ATGCCGTCGCCCGATCGACCACGCGCGCCCGCGACAACGAGCACCACCCACACCATCGAACGCCTCGACCCCGCCGCCATCACCGAGCAGGACGTGAGCGCCCTCGCCGCGCTCCTCGTCGACGCCGTGGACTCCGGCGCCGCCGTCAGTTTCCTTTCTCCCCTTTCCCACGATCGCGCCCTCGCGTGGTGGCGATCCACGCTCGCGTCCGCACACGCCGACCCCAAGCGCGGCATTATCCTCCTCGCCGCCCGCGATCCAGACTCGCGCGAGATCATCGCCACGGTCCAGGCCCACCCCGCCTGGGCCCCGAATCAGCCCCACCGCGCCGAGGTCTGCAAACTCATCGTCCACCGCAGCGCCCGCGGCCACGGCCTCGCCCGCGCCCTCATGCACGCCATCGAACGCGAGTCCCTTGCCGCCGGCTTCACGCTCCTCACCCTCGACGCCAGGAAGGGCGGCCCCGCCGAACGCCTCTACCACGCCGTCGGCTGGACCAGAGTCGGCGAGATCCCGCGCTATGCCGTCGACACCGATGGCAGGACGCCCCACGCGACGGTGATCTTTTATAAGGATCTCGGCTGA
- a CDS encoding amidohydrolase family protein, whose protein sequence is MTVQNTSSGDGSGGEDAPSPAFPFLSTAGSSPATAANRFGLDYHAASRDLPRANRYRGRIVDIHAHVMGAASPDIFRVQAEAFGVRRVYSMSSLDAARVLRQKHGDFVRFIAFPNFRAGDRVLAMGDGFLEDIRAFRHDLDARIVKFWNAPRLRELLGPAEYARVGAFDSPGRVKAAELAQSLGMMMMVHVADPDTWFQTKYADRAKFGTKREHYEPLRRMMRRFPGPWILAHGGGNPEDLGFLSELLDDHANCVIDFSATKWIVRELSRQPLDTARAFFAKYRGRLLFGSDVVATDEHLQSSASAHPMGDLADNPTAAAELYASRYFALRLLFETNYNAPSPIADPDLAMVDPTRFTAMSAPTLRGLDLPLEDLDSLYFASAEALMANFGGV, encoded by the coding sequence ATGACCGTGCAGAATACGTCGAGCGGCGATGGGAGCGGTGGAGAGGACGCGCCCTCGCCCGCGTTTCCCTTTCTCTCGACCGCGGGATCGAGTCCCGCGACGGCGGCGAATCGGTTCGGCCTGGACTATCACGCCGCTTCGAGGGACCTGCCTCGCGCCAACCGGTATCGCGGTCGGATCGTGGACATCCATGCGCACGTCATGGGTGCGGCGTCCCCGGACATTTTCCGCGTGCAGGCCGAGGCCTTCGGCGTGCGTCGAGTCTACAGCATGTCGAGCCTCGACGCCGCCCGCGTGCTCCGACAGAAGCACGGCGACTTCGTCCGCTTCATCGCCTTCCCCAACTTTCGCGCCGGCGATCGAGTCCTCGCGATGGGTGACGGGTTCCTCGAGGACATCCGCGCCTTTCGCCATGATCTGGACGCGAGGATCGTCAAGTTCTGGAACGCCCCGCGCCTTCGGGAACTGCTGGGTCCCGCCGAGTACGCGCGCGTCGGCGCGTTCGACTCGCCCGGGCGCGTCAAGGCCGCCGAACTCGCCCAGAGCCTGGGCATGATGATGATGGTCCACGTCGCCGACCCCGACACGTGGTTCCAGACCAAGTACGCCGACCGCGCGAAGTTCGGGACAAAGCGCGAGCACTATGAGCCGCTGCGGCGGATGATGCGTCGTTTCCCCGGTCCGTGGATCCTCGCCCACGGCGGGGGCAACCCGGAGGATCTCGGCTTTCTCTCTGAACTCCTCGACGACCACGCCAACTGCGTCATCGACTTCTCGGCGACGAAGTGGATCGTCCGCGAGTTGTCCAGGCAACCGCTCGACACGGCGCGGGCCTTCTTCGCGAAATACCGCGGGCGACTGCTCTTTGGGTCCGACGTCGTCGCGACCGACGAGCACCTGCAGTCGTCGGCCTCGGCCCACCCGATGGGCGATCTCGCCGACAACCCAACGGCCGCCGCCGAGTTGTACGCGAGCCGCTACTTCGCGCTGCGCCTGCTCTTCGAGACGAACTACAACGCCCCAAGCCCGATCGCCGACCCGGACCTGGCGATGGTGGATCCCACGCGATTCACGGCGATGTCGGCCCCGACGCTGCGCGGGCTGGACCTGCCGCTGGAGGATCTCGACTCGTTGTACTTCGCGAGTGCCGAGGCGCTCATGGCGAACTTCGGCGGCGTGTGA
- the lysF gene encoding homoaconitase, whose protein sequence is MASGLTLVEKLATRHAEGVATGAFVRSGDFVLIRPRHIMTHDNTGAVIPKFKEIFKAAGKSPRIHDSHQPVFAIDHDIQNVTPENLGKYAKIESFANEHGIDFYPAGTGISHQVMVEQGYVRPGTMVVGSDSHSNLYGALCCLGTPVVRTDAASLWAIGTTWWQVPPVARVWLKGRLAPGVVGKDVIVALCGVFNQDEVLNHAVEFVGEGVTGLSIDQRMSISNMTTEWGALAGVFPFDETLRDYLMERAAYFAGGGAGKRPGVRREGSRSGYTKSDVEAMWSDRAWMAADADAKYAVDLEIDLSTISPTVCGPNSVKTMHAVRELEARRVPIQKAWLMSCVNARYEDLALAAGIVRGQKVARGVEFYLAAASSDVQARATRDGHWQALVEAGAIELPPGCGTCIGLGKGTIKAGEVGISATNRNFEGRMGDKSGQVYLGSPAVVAASAIAGYICAPKGTPSATLPHGDREGPVSSVAVSTSSSSSPTTSAASGSSSETIPGFPARVKGRAWFLDHDNLNTDGIYAGKHTYNDALTREQMAQVIFENYDADFRTRARAGDVVIGGLNFGTGSSREQAATALKHFGIPCVIAASFSETYKRNAFNNGFVVFECPALVEHLRLGASGTARTIDAGEIEIDFGKGVLRLTPTGGAGGAETFAFTALSRVAQELVVAGGAEAMVAARLREV, encoded by the coding sequence ATGGCATCGGGACTGACACTCGTGGAGAAGTTGGCGACGCGGCACGCCGAGGGCGTCGCGACGGGTGCGTTTGTTCGCAGCGGCGACTTCGTGCTCATTCGCCCGCGTCACATCATGACCCACGACAACACGGGGGCGGTGATCCCGAAGTTCAAGGAGATCTTCAAGGCCGCGGGGAAGTCGCCGAGGATCCATGACTCGCACCAGCCGGTGTTCGCGATCGATCACGACATCCAGAACGTGACGCCGGAGAACCTGGGGAAGTATGCGAAGATCGAATCGTTCGCGAACGAGCATGGCATCGACTTCTATCCGGCGGGCACGGGGATCAGCCACCAGGTGATGGTCGAGCAGGGGTATGTGCGGCCCGGGACGATGGTCGTGGGGAGCGACAGCCACTCGAACCTGTATGGGGCGCTGTGCTGCCTGGGGACTCCGGTTGTACGAACCGATGCGGCGAGTTTGTGGGCAATCGGGACGACGTGGTGGCAGGTGCCGCCGGTGGCGCGGGTGTGGCTGAAAGGGCGACTCGCGCCGGGCGTCGTGGGGAAGGACGTGATCGTCGCGCTCTGCGGCGTCTTCAATCAGGACGAGGTGCTGAACCATGCCGTGGAGTTCGTTGGCGAGGGCGTCACGGGCCTGAGCATCGACCAACGGATGAGCATCTCGAACATGACGACCGAGTGGGGGGCGCTGGCGGGCGTCTTTCCGTTCGATGAGACGCTGCGGGATTATCTCATGGAGCGGGCAGCGTATTTCGCGGGAGGGGGGGCCGGAAAGCGCCCCGGCGTGCGGCGTGAAGGGTCGCGGAGCGGATACACGAAGAGCGACGTTGAGGCGATGTGGAGCGATCGGGCGTGGATGGCGGCCGATGCGGATGCAAAGTATGCCGTGGATCTGGAGATCGATCTCTCGACCATCTCGCCGACGGTCTGCGGGCCCAACAGCGTGAAGACGATGCACGCGGTGCGCGAACTCGAGGCGAGGCGCGTCCCGATCCAGAAGGCGTGGCTGATGTCGTGCGTGAACGCGCGGTACGAGGATCTCGCCCTCGCGGCGGGGATCGTGCGCGGGCAGAAGGTCGCGCGGGGCGTCGAGTTCTATCTCGCGGCGGCGAGTTCCGACGTGCAGGCTCGGGCGACGCGCGACGGGCACTGGCAGGCGCTCGTCGAGGCGGGAGCGATCGAGTTGCCGCCGGGGTGCGGCACGTGCATCGGGCTTGGGAAGGGGACGATCAAGGCGGGCGAGGTCGGCATCAGCGCGACGAATCGCAACTTCGAGGGTCGCATGGGCGACAAGAGCGGGCAGGTGTATCTCGGGTCGCCGGCCGTCGTCGCGGCGAGCGCCATCGCGGGGTATATCTGTGCGCCCAAGGGCACACCATCCGCGACGTTGCCGCATGGCGATCGAGAGGGACCGGTGTCGAGCGTGGCCGTCTCGACGTCGTCATCCTCCTCCCCCACTACTTCCGCGGCGTCCGGCTCGTCGAGCGAGACCATCCCCGGTTTCCCGGCGCGGGTGAAGGGGCGGGCGTGGTTCCTGGATCACGACAACCTGAACACCGACGGCATCTACGCCGGCAAGCACACGTACAACGACGCGCTCACGAGGGAGCAGATGGCGCAGGTGATCTTCGAGAACTACGACGCCGACTTCCGCACGCGGGCGCGGGCCGGCGACGTGGTGATCGGCGGGCTGAACTTCGGGACCGGCTCGTCGCGTGAGCAGGCGGCGACGGCCCTCAAGCACTTCGGGATTCCCTGCGTGATCGCCGCGAGTTTCAGCGAGACGTACAAGCGCAACGCCTTCAACAACGGGTTCGTGGTGTTTGAGTGCCCGGCGCTGGTGGAGCACCTGCGGCTGGGCGCGAGCGGGACGGCTCGGACGATCGATGCGGGGGAGATCGAGATCGACTTCGGCAAGGGCGTGCTGAGGCTGACGCCGACGGGGGGGGCGGGGGGGGCGGAGACGTTTGCGTTCACGGCGCTCAGCCGCGTGGCCCAGGAGTTGGTGGTGGCGGGCGGGGCGGAGGCGATGGTGGCGGCGCGGTTGCGAGAGGTCTGA
- a CDS encoding flavin reductase, which translates to MEAANLAPTSEGSPHQAALDLLPSTLAVLCAGNDQRRTGLIVESALWIPTEPPTVAVALRAGHRIEPLIRDTRAFALCPIHAGDRLLLKRFGAGARESADPFDCFRVERLATGSPCLTRAQGAIDCELIRHIDLDMGMTMYVGRVLASRRYDGVDTSASRLKASLDEHCNHDSLLAS; encoded by the coding sequence ATGGAGGCCGCGAATCTTGCACCAACGTCGGAGGGCTCACCGCATCAGGCGGCCCTCGACCTGCTCCCCTCGACATTGGCTGTGTTGTGCGCGGGCAATGACCAGCGACGCACCGGCCTGATTGTCGAATCGGCGCTCTGGATCCCCACAGAGCCGCCGACGGTCGCGGTGGCGCTCCGGGCGGGTCATCGGATCGAGCCGCTGATACGGGACACTCGGGCCTTTGCCCTGTGCCCGATCCACGCGGGCGATCGCCTGCTGCTCAAGCGATTCGGCGCGGGGGCGCGCGAGTCCGCGGATCCCTTCGATTGCTTCCGCGTCGAGCGATTGGCGACCGGCTCGCCGTGTCTCACGCGGGCGCAGGGCGCGATCGATTGCGAACTAATCCGGCATATCGACCTGGACATGGGCATGACGATGTACGTGGGCCGAGTGCTCGCGAGTCGGCGGTATGACGGCGTGGATACCAGCGCGTCGCGTCTGAAGGCGTCCCTCGACGAACACTGCAATCACGACTCCCTGCTGGCGTCATAA
- a CDS encoding glycosyltransferase, translating into MSSIVQPARSPDAAPTESSARPRPPRIAVAHDWLVGRRGGEAVLEEILGVVERIGELDALYVMFDDGQSLSPRIDAAPKQVSWVGRLPMASGTLRRHLLPLYPSAVASLSQALARSHAETPIDLVISTSSAAIKGLRTPPRHSITPDDVTTPPGDSMRVPHLCYIHAPARYLWSRQGEYARTSLARRLGLALFAPSLRRWDAQSASHVTRFVANSTATAAQVREFYARESGVVHPPVDTAFFTPPPVGAKRGKHWLLVSALEPYKRVDLAIRAAVTRGIELRIVGDGSERASLERLASGRVRFLGRVGNDTLREEYRLARLLIFPQEEDFGIVAGEALACGLPVVARRAGGALDLVDDGVTGSMFDWDPAWDRPGADVEPSVRALTQAIESCPPADADVAARCRASSMRFSREVFAKDIEREIDHVLATCAEDAR; encoded by the coding sequence ATGTCCTCCATCGTACAACCCGCACGATCACCGGATGCAGCGCCCACCGAGTCGTCGGCACGACCACGCCCCCCACGGATCGCCGTCGCCCACGATTGGCTCGTCGGGCGTCGCGGCGGCGAGGCCGTGCTCGAGGAGATCCTCGGCGTGGTCGAACGGATCGGCGAGTTGGACGCGCTTTACGTCATGTTCGATGATGGACAGAGCCTTTCACCCCGGATTGACGCGGCCCCCAAACAGGTGTCGTGGGTGGGACGCTTGCCGATGGCCTCGGGAACGCTCCGCCGGCATCTCCTGCCTCTCTATCCGAGCGCGGTCGCCTCCCTCTCCCAGGCGCTCGCCCGATCGCACGCGGAAACGCCGATCGATCTCGTCATCTCCACGAGTTCGGCGGCCATCAAGGGGCTGCGAACGCCGCCACGCCACTCGATCACGCCCGACGACGTGACCACTCCGCCCGGCGATTCCATGCGAGTCCCCCACCTCTGCTACATCCACGCTCCGGCCCGATACCTCTGGTCGCGACAAGGCGAATACGCCCGCACGAGCCTCGCCCGACGCCTCGGGCTGGCGCTCTTCGCGCCGTCACTCCGCAGATGGGATGCCCAATCGGCCTCTCACGTCACACGCTTCGTCGCCAACAGCACGGCGACCGCCGCCCAGGTCCGCGAGTTCTACGCCCGCGAGTCGGGCGTCGTGCACCCGCCGGTGGACACGGCCTTCTTCACGCCGCCGCCGGTTGGAGCGAAGCGAGGGAAGCACTGGCTGTTGGTCTCGGCCTTGGAGCCCTATAAGCGCGTGGATCTGGCGATCCGGGCCGCGGTCACGCGAGGGATCGAACTGCGAATCGTCGGTGATGGCAGCGAGCGAGCGAGTCTCGAACGCCTCGCGAGCGGGCGTGTCCGATTCCTCGGGCGAGTCGGCAATGACACGCTGCGCGAGGAGTATCGACTGGCTCGCCTGCTGATCTTCCCGCAGGAAGAAGACTTCGGGATCGTGGCGGGCGAAGCGCTCGCGTGCGGCCTGCCGGTCGTCGCGCGACGCGCGGGCGGCGCGCTCGACCTCGTGGACGATGGCGTGACCGGATCGATGTTCGACTGGGATCCCGCGTGGGACCGACCGGGCGCGGACGTCGAGCCGTCCGTGCGAGCCTTGACCCAGGCGATCGAGTCGTGCCCACCGGCCGATGCCGACGTGGCCGCGAGATGCCGGGCGTCCTCCATGCGCTTCTCTCGTGAGGTCTTCGCGAAAGACATCGAGCGTGAGATCGATCACGTACTGGCGACGTGCGCGGAAGACGCTCGCTGA
- a CDS encoding fibronectin type III domain-containing protein, translated as MKILPSGRADLIQFARVHFPVWADDPDGVGLSVARIAAMQEALAAAEAAQEEARALREAAQAATLLANSAMAALREQTAMGIATIKTFARLATIAGDVPNEETVYAAARLDEPLAPRTLPAPGVVRNVTLTIDTQGRPTVRWKSPHPADARERAASRAGLWFTIQKRAPGSRDFTDLASLGGSTDSYTDAPLAAGTTFYRVRATRGDRAGPWSLAVPVQSGVGDGGGVASHGEHAALSNAIALAAG; from the coding sequence ATGAAGATCCTTCCTTCCGGCCGGGCCGACCTGATCCAGTTCGCACGCGTGCACTTTCCCGTCTGGGCGGACGACCCCGACGGCGTCGGGCTCTCTGTCGCGCGGATCGCCGCGATGCAGGAGGCCCTCGCCGCCGCCGAGGCCGCACAAGAAGAGGCCCGCGCCCTGCGCGAGGCGGCGCAGGCGGCGACGCTCCTGGCGAACTCGGCGATGGCCGCGCTCCGCGAGCAGACGGCGATGGGGATCGCGACGATCAAGACCTTCGCGCGGCTCGCCACGATCGCCGGCGATGTTCCCAATGAGGAAACGGTCTACGCCGCGGCGCGATTGGACGAGCCCCTCGCGCCGCGCACGCTCCCCGCGCCGGGCGTGGTGCGGAATGTCACGCTCACGATCGACACGCAGGGACGCCCGACGGTGCGCTGGAAGTCGCCGCACCCCGCCGACGCCCGCGAGCGGGCCGCGAGCCGCGCGGGGCTGTGGTTCACGATCCAGAAGCGTGCCCCCGGCTCGCGCGACTTCACCGACCTGGCCTCGCTCGGCGGATCGACCGACTCGTACACCGACGCGCCGCTCGCCGCGGGGACGACGTTCTATCGCGTGCGGGCGACGCGCGGCGATCGGGCCGGGCCGTGGTCGCTGGCGGTCCCGGTGCAGTCGGGAGTCGGGGATGGGGGGGGAGTGGCCTCGCACGGCGAGCACGCGGCTCTGTCGAACGCGATCGCCCTCGCGGCGGGGTGA
- a CDS encoding WD40 repeat domain-containing protein, translated as MTKTSTKTNSNRRVSPRRHGRIDRGLFAGVCLGLVALPAGWGGARADVGDLYVTEEGPGNVWQFDGLSGAPQGFFNAAPMSGNLMAIHTGGTVGDVLVGSSFGGVYRLDRNTGNVVQTFNASGGWQWAGVWRPNTNTVLIGDMNTDDIREYDANTGAFLGVFATGVSNPADMIFGPDGDLYVCSFTPGAGVYQVNGLTGAVVTQWGTGGGGIGGGFTNDIVFMDDGRRIVTAMGDNMAHVFDSSWNLITSFAGTGWQRIHGITVSPHDGLIYAVDGLTTNVHSFDPITYAEVDVSFASTHTKPVDLEFRPAIPAPGTLGLLAAAGLVAGRRRRSRGMGAMT; from the coding sequence ATGACCAAGACCAGCACCAAGACCAATTCCAATCGCAGGGTGTCGCCTAGGCGGCACGGACGGATCGACCGCGGCCTCTTCGCCGGGGTGTGTCTGGGACTCGTGGCCCTGCCAGCGGGGTGGGGGGGGGCGCGAGCGGATGTCGGCGACCTCTACGTCACCGAGGAAGGGCCCGGCAACGTCTGGCAGTTCGACGGCCTCTCCGGTGCGCCGCAGGGATTCTTCAACGCCGCACCCATGAGCGGCAACCTCATGGCCATCCACACCGGAGGCACAGTCGGTGATGTGCTCGTCGGGTCGTCCTTTGGCGGCGTCTATCGCCTCGACCGAAACACCGGCAACGTCGTCCAGACCTTCAACGCGAGCGGCGGGTGGCAGTGGGCCGGCGTCTGGAGGCCCAACACCAACACCGTCCTCATCGGCGACATGAACACCGACGACATCCGCGAGTACGACGCCAACACCGGCGCGTTCCTGGGCGTCTTCGCCACCGGCGTCAGCAATCCCGCCGACATGATCTTCGGGCCCGACGGCGATCTCTACGTCTGCTCCTTCACCCCCGGCGCGGGCGTCTATCAGGTCAACGGCCTCACCGGCGCCGTCGTCACCCAGTGGGGGACGGGCGGCGGCGGCATTGGCGGTGGCTTCACCAACGACATCGTCTTCATGGATGACGGCCGCCGCATCGTCACCGCCATGGGCGACAACATGGCCCACGTCTTCGACAGCAGTTGGAACCTCATCACGTCCTTCGCCGGCACCGGGTGGCAACGCATCCACGGCATCACCGTCAGCCCGCACGATGGCCTGATCTATGCCGTCGATGGCCTCACCACCAACGTCCACTCCTTCGACCCCATCACCTATGCCGAGGTCGACGTGAGTTTCGCCTCGACCCACACCAAGCCCGTCGATCTCGAGTTCCGCCCGGCCATCCCCGCCCCCGGCACCTTGGGGCTCCTCGCCGCCGCGGGTCTCGTCGCGGGTCGTCGGAGGCGGAGTCGCGGCATGGGTGCCATGACCTGA